The following nucleotide sequence is from Leishmania panamensis strain MHOM/PA/94/PSC-1 chromosome 9 sequence.
TAGAAAGACTCGAGGAGCACAGCGGGGATGTCGCAGTAGGAGgaccgcagcgacgcagtaCCTCCGCCGTTGCCGGCATGTGTGTAGCCTGGCACACGGCCAGAGTCGGTGACGTAGACGGCACTGCGCAGCTTGTGGCCGGCTGGCTCGGCATACAGCTGGAAGCACGATGTGGTcagcgcttcagcagcttgCAGCACATCATTTTCGCTGTACTGCGCAGTGGATGGGCGCGCCGGGTAGCGATGGGCGCCGTAGCGGACGCCTTGAGCGAGCACTCCGCCCAGTGCGCACATGCGTGGCGTGGCTACCGGCACGAGCAGCTCTGCTCGAGAGCCTACAAACGTGAAGTTGACTGCCTGTGCCTCCGCGGTgacggtgcgtgtgtagagCAAATCCCGTAGAATCGACGCAACAGCCGCGTCGTATGTCTCCACAAGACGCTGGTCTGCCTTCCGCTGTCCACCCAACACCCACAACTGCAGAAAGAGGCGCGCCAAAGGCACTACCGCGTCGTAAGTGCCGGCCCGCAACGGGAGAAGCTTCGAGTTATACaacggcggcactgctgcagcctGTTCGCCAGGATGCCAGTATGACTGACTGGCGTTCCGCAAAGTGTTGTATGTCTCCAAGATGCCGTCAGGGGTGGACGAGGCACCGCCGGCCGCGACACGACTCCACACCTCGCGGGCAAACGCTGACCACGAGGTAGTATCTGCAGTCGCTCCCGGCGTTGGTACTGCAGCTATATCCATCAACACCTTCCGCACCTCGTCCGCCTCAGCGGTCTTTCCCTTCATCGACCACACCACTGCGGCACTCTCGAGTGCCTCACGCACGGCGACAAATGTCTCAGAGGACGCAGCACCGGTCGCGGTGCTCAGCGCCGCTTTAGCCACCGCCTTGAGGTCCTTTACAGCTGGGGTCAAGTCAGTGCGGACACCGGTAAGCAACATGAGGTCCCACACAGCAAGCTGTGCCTCGGGTAAGTGCTTTGTGAAGGGAATCGCCTTGGTGAGCGACTGAGTGACGTACTCCATAGCTTCCTTTATGATGTGCACCTCAGCGATAGGGGCAACTGGCCAGCGGTGCGGCCAGAAGACCTCATCGGGGACCACGTCACTTACACGACTTGCCTCCCTTGATGACACCGCCGTCTTGGTGCGATCCCTTATGCCGATGGCAAGACACTCGGCAACGAGATTGATTACGAGGATGTACGCCACGACGCCAAGCACCGCGAAGACGATATAGCGGTCCACAAAGCGCAAGTGGTGCCTAATACGTCGCCGCTGCATTTGCCTGCAGGGAAGAGAAACGCTGGCAGGGGAGATGatggaaggagaagggggagtgaggcGAGGCTCTTCGCTGCGAGTGCGGCAGGTCGCAGAGCTTTGCTAGCCGTGGTGGCAGTGAGCGACACGCGAAGATAGGATTTGCAGTCGACACAAAGTGAGCATCCatctgctctctttttctgtcaGTGCGAGTGAGCTGAAAGTGAGCGTGGAAAAAGGTGGGGAGTCGAGGGGGGCAGGGGTTGCTCGTCAGAGAACGAGGCGGCTGGCGAGGGAGCACAACCAAAGAGCCTGAGTGCTGGGCTAGCTGAAAAGCGCTGCAAGCGACAGGCATTGATaagcgcaggaggtgcaggagggaggaaggggcgaCAGGAAGTCGTtgagagcacacgcacaccgctTTCTTTCGTTATGTGTTTGGATGTAGGCGGAGTGGgctgggtgggtgggagaagCTCAGAAGGGGTGAACACCTCAACTATGATCGCTCTCTTTCTAGTACCCGCAGCTCGTGTAGGAGGAGGCAATACGCATGGGTCAAGCGCTACTCTCCGTGCTCtgagcagcgcaccgctCCCTGGACCAAACGTCGGCATCCAAAGGTGGAGCACCTACGTGGCTTAGTTCGGCAACAAAAGCACACGCGCTCTTGTGCCTGTACGTCCTCTTGCGGCAGTGCTCGCAGACACCCATACGTTTGGCATGTTGAATCCAagagcgacggcgccggGGGCAAGCCTTGCACCGCAGGCAGTGAGTGCAGCGGGCAGAGACGTGCCTCACACTTGCTGTTCCCTCTAGAAGACGTTAAGCCATCATcactgcggtggtggggagcgGTAAAAACCGCCACACTATCTGTGCCCGATGAAAGCGAGAGCACCACTACGCTTTCCCATACTTCAATCCACTGCAGAAGCTGCTACAGGAGGCGGtcacgcaccaccaccagcatcGCAAAAGCCGCGTAAATGATCGGTGCCTCCGAGGCGGAGACGGGTCCGGCCGCCTTATCGGGGTGAGTTCGAAGGGCCAGAGCATGAAAAGCACTTTGTATGGGCTTGTGTGCGACAAAGGCCCCGACTGTGAAAGGCCCAGGACGTCCCTagcagaggcgcacgacAAGATACGCTGAGCTACATCAGAAGCGGATATGCGCATCGTCGATGTACCGCTGGCCATCCGCATGGCGGAACCCTTTCCGTAGCGTGGTTGAGAAGCCTGCGTGAGAAAATAGCGGAAAAGCGAACTAGGCAAGGGTGTGTTGGTAGAGTAAGGTGTAGAAGCGCGCGCACAAATCCTGTCCGGTCTCAGTGTGCTCGCCAACATGCGCCCTGTCTATTGGGTAGGGCCGAAGAGAGCCCCCTTGCTGGGTGCACAGTGACACTATGAGCCATCCACTAGGCCGGAAATAAATCAACACAGCGAGAAACCCCATTACAGACGCATTAGATCGCGGTatgccctcttctcttcggAAGTGTGGAGAGACGCGGGACAATAATAGAGCCTACGTCCTGTGAAGACGAGCTCACACGTGTAACATCACACGTGACCGCACGGGCACGCGCCAATACCCACGGAAGGAGGCTCCATCAGGCTCGCGTGCTCACAGCTGCTGGGGAGGGAAGACCCTATTATTGTTGTAGCGATCTCGCTCTAGCTGCGCGCGCTgttcgcgcagctgctggagtcCTTCCGGCACCCCCACCACGAACTCACCAGGGCGCCCTTTGCGCCGGACGTCTGTCAGATGTGCGATTCGGTTGCGAAGACCGCGACTccacagcagtgccgcctcgCGATTCTTCTCTTCGTTGCTGCGCAAAAAACCAAAGCGCCAAAGCCactgcacctcctgctccaTCTCCCAGTGTCCGACAGCTGTTGGTGACGCGGTGTTGCACCCACCTCCGCGGGCGCTAGGTGTGGTGTTCGTGGAGGAAGTGTGGCCCGTCTCcagcgcagcttcttcaTCCTCGTCGCAGGCATACAGCTCCCAGTACTGGCGCTTCTCAATGCGATGCACTTCGTcagccacggcagccgcctTGCCAGAAAACTGAGCGCTCTTGTCCTCAGCGGTAGACTCTGATGGCCGGGGATGGTCACCAAACAAGCACCCGCGCTGACCTATATGATTGTACCGCAGTACGAGCTCCTCTCCCGCCTCAATAGTGCGCGAGGCCGTGACCGAGACGCTGCCATCATCCTCACGTTGGTAGACAACGTTAGCATTCGCACGACATGTGTGGTTCAGCATGTCCACGAACGGTATGATTGAGAGCTGCGGAGGACCAGGATGGCGCCAGTTCAGGTTGACCACACGGGAGCGAGTCATAAAGTGCGCCCAACGTAGGGCGCTCTCTTCATCCAGCCACGCAGCAGAGTCTTGCAGGGCCACCAAGTTGGACGCGGCCAACACGGAGGATGGAAGCAGCAGTACTGGGAGTAAGGCGTTCACAAAGTGtgtctgcagctgccgctcccaCGTCATGAAAAGGTGGAGAGCGCCCTCTTCAGCTTCTgccacaccgccgcgcgCACGCTGCGActcgtgctgccgctgcgtcagGGCTGACATGCGTCCCTTAAAATAGTTGGTGAGCACTGTAGGCGTGAGGGCCGTCTCCACCTCTGGTCGGCGCAGGTCAGCGAGTTCCAATTCACCCCGCTCCACCGCCTGTACCATGAGCTCTGTcgaggctgctgccacaTCTTCACCAGGCGCGACTGCTTTTGTGTGCCGCCCAAGTCGCAGTCGACGAGGGAGCGGCTCGACATCATCGCGGCTGAGAAAGCTACGGCGCAGCAGTACGCCCATTGGTGGGGGTCGGCGCGGCAGTGCATCCATCCACGCACGCAGCGGATTTTCGACAGGAAGGACGCCAGCGTTCAGCGGGCTGCGTGAAAGATACAAGGCCACGGTAATGAGTAGTGCGTCACGGGAGAGCAGCATGTGAGGCGGTGCCGAGGTTACCgaggggagggcggagaGGCGACTGACGACATCGTCAAAGCACTGCACGGCAAGCGACTGGAGGTTCGTCGCCACGGTCGCACCCGGGTGCGACCGTTCTCCACAACAcactcgccgcagcagctgtgagGCGCGTTCCCCAGTCATGACGCAGTCGTGCTTAACAGTGCCGAGGTGCTCACCACGGTGGATGCGGGAGGTGGCAAGAATGGTGCGAACTGGCTGTGCGTCAGCGGCTGGCGTGCTGTTTGAGTAGGGCCGAACTGTTTGCTGCAGCTTTGTGAGCTTGACGTCGTGCATGCACTGTGAAAGCCAAGCGGTGCCGCGGTAGGGCGTACTCAGCGACAGCATCTCTTACGAAGGGAATCGGTCACAAAGTGAAGCGGCACTTAAAGAGACGCCGCGGACGTAGAAACACAACGGAATAAGTGCGTCGGCGAGTAACACTGGCAgacggcaacgacgacgCCTCTGCATAAACAATTCAGTTCTAaacaagaaggagagagcgtcgcggaggaggaggccgagcGCGTCTGCAGGCGCCAAGcggatgagcagcagcacgagggTCACAGTTGGCAAGCACACAAACTCCGTGGTGTCGCTTGCAGAGCTCGTTCCTGCAGGAATGGACCAGCCTCATTGACTTTACGACTCAAACCGGGAGTAaatggagaaagagaggctgAGGgtacagagcgagagaggacaaCGCAGTTGGGGCTACATGAAGAGCTGCATTGGTAATAGGATGATATGGCCGCTACCGAAGGCTCCTGAAGGGCGGTGAAGGAAAGTGAACACTGAAAATAGGGAGTCTCCTCAGGTGGCATGGCGCGGCAGCGTAGTATTCGCTTTCGCCCAtggatgcgtgtgtgcattaCATGCGACAGACACCGGCCGTGAAGACACGCTGCCGCATACGACCACATGGCCTGGTACTCCCCTCGACAGACTGCAATCCTCAAATTCCAGTCGCCGCCAGGGTCGCAGGGCTGCTTCAGTGTAGAATCTGAATTAGTAGTTACTTCATGGAGGAAAGGCTAAGAAACGCATTGCGAGAGCCAACCTACGCACCGGgctgcacacccgcaccTATACAAACCTCACGAGCTCATGTCCAGTAAAGTCACGTGGAAGAAAGTGGAGGCAAACGGGCATGCTGAAGTGTTCAGTTAGGTGATAATGCAAACATAGAAGAAGAAGGACAACATCACTAGACGTGATCACAGAGGAGAAACAACACGGAGCCACATGCAtgtacacgcgcacagatgCTGAATGCTGTCTGTCCCTctgtgggagagaagaaggagtGCATGCAACAGAGGAGACACGCGCCGCAATGGCATGCGGACATGACACAAAGCGAAGAAACCCACGCACCTGCGCATTGGGCcggggcggaggagggagatCATGCGAGGGGCAAAAAAAAGTAACAGAagcgatggcggcgacgactTTGCCAACCACAGCGTCCGCGCGTGTTAAACGTAGTCGACCGCCATGTCGAAGTCACCGCGCTCAACCTGGCGGCGCATCTCCTTTAGATCACGCTGCTCCGCCCGCTCCCTCCGCAGGGCAGTGTGGCGCTCAGAGAATTCGCTACCAACGCCGGGCTGGCGCTCCTTGCCCAATACGGTCTCCTTGAACTCCTCTATCGTCATTTTGTGCTCCTTGGCCATCGCCTCGTACTCCTTCTCGATTTCCTCGTCCGTAACCTTCTTGACCTCGTGCGAAACCTTCTTTTTAGTGGCGCTGATCTCCTTCTCGATGTCCTTCAGGCGGGCTTTGTTCTTCACGCCGGCCGCGGCgtacgcctcctccgcgATGTTCGCGTCTTTCTGCTGCACACGCTCGTACAGCTCCCGGAGCGCGTCCAACTTCTTGGAGTAGTCCACCGGCATTCGAGCTAGACAAGAACACAAAAGCAGCAAAGAATGcaagccagagagagagaggcgaggaggagcaaagcTGAATGAAGGGGGGCCCCTCTGTAAACGAgtatgcgtgtgtttgcACGTCCCTGCTTTAGGAGTGGTGGctgaagagagcgagagacagaTATGGTGGACACCTTATCATGCAGAGAGGAGACAAGTTTAGCGTAGGAgtgaagggagaaggaagaggaggcgtcATATCTCGCAGGGCGATCCCGCTCAAGGAACCATTAGAGGTTTATGGCAGGACGAAGCCGTCTTGTCGTCCATGCCAAAGGGCGACTCTTTCACACGGGGAGTTCGTATCAGTTGTTTGCTCACCCCCACCTTCTAATGTGCAGGAGTcgccaagaagaagaaaaggaatTCGCTTGTGATTGACATACACGCCCACACCTGCACAGAAAATCCTATTGTTGCAGTTCCGCATCCAACTTAAGGCGAGCGCGCGGCggaagagagatgaaagACGCGGTCGAGCAGGAGCAACACAAGAGCAAGGGCGTGAgtaggggggggagaggcaagagcagcggcggccttCAACATATCGCGGGTCTTCCCCGCCACCATTTTTATTCCAATCACCTCCGCGCCAGAAAGAGCAACGCGCACCGTTCACTGCTTCTGGTGTTTCTTGAGGAATACAGGCAGCGGTGTAATACCGGTATACGCCGCTACTTCATCGTACTCCTTGGCGAGCATGTCCTCCCACGGCACATTGAGATACATGGGCACGGCGGGCTTGTCATGGCGGGAGCACGGTGCGTTGTGAGAAGCCCACTCCCAAAAGAGTCGCATGTGTGCCAACTGCGTTGCTGACAGCCGTGACGCGCCACCAAGCAGCGAAAGCAACCCGAGAGGCAAGCCTGTGTGCTTCCACTCAAAGACCTTcaccgccagctcctcctctaccgAGCGGCCACAACCGGTAATGACGTGCACAAAATCGTGGCACTGCCTGTATCGCATCATTACATACGCCAAGGTCGGGTCAGCAATGTGCTTCACGGCCGTCCGCCCACTGGGCAGGAAGTGGTTACGGTCCATGTAGGCGGCATACCGGAAGCCGAAGGTGGATGGTGCGAGACCTCGACTGAACTCGAGCACCTCATCACCCACGACAGGTTGGTGCTTCAAAATGCTGCGGCCCCGCTGGTCAGCCATCATGCAGTTCTTCATATTTTCCAGCGAGTTGAGCGAGCTGAGCtcgccgacagcggcgacggcatcTGCATTCGTCGGGTCGTAGATCGCCTTAAGGCTTTCCACTGCAAAGACGCCGGTTTGATGGGCCAACGCGGCACCGGTTGCAAAGAGGGGTACCCACTGCATGATGTGCACACAGTTTCGTCGATTTaccgcgcgcgcacacacaggacGTTTTGAACAGACGGTCCCGTAAGGTGTCTCTGTGCAGCGGGTTGGactgcggctgctttgcgCTGTGCTGGGAGGGCGTGAGCTCCTTGCGATGGCACTAATAATGACCGCTGGAAAGCGCGCCGGTGACTGGGGTGGGCGGAGGGCGGGAGGTAGCGGACCTTTCGGTCTGCCCAACAGAGCGGCAAAGCCGATATGGCAACTTCGGTGACAAGTTGCAGCCACTGATACCCACCAGCGAAGGTAGACAGCGCACAGAAACGAGGGGGCAcagggagcag
It contains:
- a CDS encoding glycoside hydrolase, putative (TriTrypDB/GeneDB-style sysID: LpmP.09.1400): MQRRRIRHHLRFVDRYIVFAVLGVVAYILVINLVAECLAIGIRDRTKTAVSSREASRVSDVVPDEVFWPHRWPVAPIAEVHIIKEAMEYVTQSLTKAIPFTKHLPEAQLAVWDLMLLTGVRTDLTPAVKDLKAVAKAALSTATGAASSETFVAVREALESAAVVWSMKGKTAEADEVRKVLMDIAAVPTPGATADTTSWSAFAREVWSRVAAGGASSTPDGILETYNTLRNASQSYWHPGEQAAAVPPLYNSKLLPLRAGTYDAVVPLARLFLQLWVLGGQRKADQRLVETYDAAVASILRDLLYTRTVTAEAQAVNFTFVGSRAELLVPVATPRMCALGGVLAQGVRYGAHRYPARPSTAQYSENDVLQAAEALTTSCFQLYAEPAGHKLRSAVYVTDSGRVPGYTHAGNGGGTASLRSSYCDIPAVLLESFYELYQTTHDPMYGLWAILVMRQDTSDHCGLRKTDVTSATLWRRHIRELRSLWLLFHHMECLVYRRSRGSRAMCELATTTMVSPVTGHIVPVPYMSATS
- a CDS encoding hypothetical protein (TriTrypDB/GeneDB-style sysID: LpmP.09.1410), whose amino-acid sequence is MLSLSTPYRGTAWLSQCMHDVKLTKLQQTVRPYSNSTPAADAQPVRTILATSRIHRGEHLGTVKHDCVMTGERASQLLRRVCCGERSHPGATVATNLQSLAVQCFDDVVSRLSALPSVTSAPPHMLLSRDALLITVALYLSRSPLNAGVLPVENPLRAWMDALPRRPPPMGVLLRRSFLSRDDVEPLPRRLRLGRHTKAVAPGEDVAAASTELMVQAVERGELELADLRRPEVETALTPTVLTNYFKGRMSALTQRQHESQRARGGVAEAEEGALHLFMTWERQLQTHFVNALLPVLLLPSSVLAASNLVALQDSAAWLDEESALRWAHFMTRSRVVNLNWRHPGPPQLSIIPFVDMLNHTCRANANVVYQREDDGSVSVTASRTIEAGEELVLRYNHIGQRGCLFGDHPRPSESTAEDKSAQFSGKAAAVADEVHRIEKRQYWELYACDEDEEAALETGHTSSTNTTPSARGGGCNTASPTAVGHWEMEQEVQWLWRFGFLRSNEEKNREAALLWSRGLRNRIAHLTDVRRKGRPGEFVVGVPEGLQQLREQRAQLERDRYNNNRVFPPQQL
- a CDS encoding hypothetical protein (TriTrypDB/GeneDB-style sysID: LpmP.09.1420), which codes for MPVDYSKKLDALRELYERVQQKDANIAEEAYAAAGVKNKARLKDIEKEISATKKKVSHEVKKVTDEEIEKEYEAMAKEHKMTIEEFKETVLGKERQPGVGSEFSERHTALRRERAEQRDLKEMRRQVERGDFDMAVDYV
- a CDS encoding ubiquinone biosynthesis protein-like protein, putative (TriTrypDB/GeneDB-style sysID: LpmP.09.1430); its protein translation is MKNCMMADQRGRSILKHQPVVGDEVLEFSRGLAPSTFGFRYAAYMDRNHFLPSGRTAVKHIADPTLAYVMMRYRQCHDFVHVITGCGRSVEEELAVKVFEWKHTGLPLGLLSLLGGASRLSATQLAHMRLFWEWASHNAPCSRHDKPAVPMYLNVPWEDMLAKEYDEVAAYTGITPLPVFLKKHQKQ